A region from the Aricia agestis chromosome 12, ilAriAges1.1, whole genome shotgun sequence genome encodes:
- the LOC121732278 gene encoding sodium-independent sulfate anion transporter-like isoform X2: MIPRRKHNASSGSLPGQDDKHASNDYILADGGRREGWRAAIRRRLRCNRKTLQKRLPIIAWMPFYDGPKAVGDLIAGVTVGLTVIPQSLAYANIAGVPAQYGLYGSFLGCFIYIVLGGCRAVPAGPTAIASLLTWQVAGGVVEKAILLNFLTGLIELLMGVLGLGFLINFVSGPVSSGFTSAVALMIATSQVKDLFAIPVAGSTFLQQWISVFRNIRDASLWDPVLGFSCIALLLSLRKVGMIQLGKTRVGGPSTHQKVITKCLWLLGTCRNAIVVVTTGVLGYWFVATRGSSPVRLMGHIPSGVPLPSLPPLSYVRPDNTTAGFVDMVAEMGSGLLVIPLIVLLEDIAICKAFSDGRTIDATQELIAQGVCNMGNSFMQAYPGGGSLARSVVANGSGVKTTFGGFYTGVMVILALQFFTQYFEYIPKAALAGVIISAILFMVEYDVVRPMWRAKKLDLVPGVGTFVLCLTLPIEVGILIGVVVNIVFILYHAARPKFSVELLRTDAGREYLMITPDRCLMFPSVDYVRKLVTKCAAGADVPVVLECTHIYSADYTAAKSIEQLTADFHARRQPLYFYNVKPSVCSIFEAVAKPEHFTVFYEDEELDRLLAADERLRPSKPPPPPPQVA, translated from the exons ATGATTCCCCGGCGCAAACACAACGCCAGCTCGGGCTCGCTGCCCGGACAGGACGACAAGCACGCCAGCAATGACTACATAC TGGCGGACGGCGGGAGGCGCGAGGGCTGGCGCGCCGCCATCCGCCGGCGCCTGCGCTGCAACCGCAAGACCCTGCAGAAGCGCCTGCCCATCATCGCCTGGATGCCCTT CTACGACGGGCCGAAGGCGGTGGGCGACCTGATCGCGGGCGTGACGGTGGGGCTGACGGTGATCCCGCAGTCGCTGGCGTACGCCAACATCGCGGGCGTGCCGGCGCAGTACGGGCTGTACGGCTCGTTCCTGGGCTGCTTCATCTACATCGTGCTGGGCGGCTGCCGCGCCGTGCCCGCCGGCCCCACGGCCATCGCATCGCTGCTCACGTGGCAGGTGGCCGGCGGCGTGGTGGAGAAGGCCATCCTGCTCAACTTCCTGACGGGGCTGATCGAGCTGCTGATGGGCGTGCTTGGGCTGGGCTTCCTCATCAACTTCGTGTCGGGGCCGGTGTCGTCGGGCTTCACGTCGGCCGTGGCGCTCATGATCGCCACGTCGCAGGTCAAGGACCTGTTCGCGATCCCGGTGGCCGGCAGCACCTTCCTGCAGCAGTGGATCTCCGTCTTCCGCAACATCCGCGACGCCTCGCTCTGGGACCCCGTGCTCGGCTTCTCCTGCATCGCGCTGCTCCTCTCGCTCCGG AAGGTGGGAATGATTCAGCTGGGCAAGACGCGCGTGGGCGGGCCGAGCACGCACCAGAAAGTGATCACGAAGTGCCTGTGGCTGCTGGGGACGTGCCGCAATGCCATCGTGGTGGTAACCACGGGCGTGCTGGGCTACTGGTTCGTGGCGACGCGCGGCTCCTCGCCCGTGCGGCTGATGGGCCACATCCCTTCGGGGGTGCCGCTGCCTTCGCTGCCGCCGCTGAGCTACGTGCGCCCCGACAACACCACCGCCGGCTTCGTGGACATGGTGGCGGAGATGGGCTCCGGCCTGCTGGTCATCCCGCTCATAGTCCTGCTCGAGGACATTGCCATCTGCAAGGCTTTCTCTGACGGCCGCACCATCGACGCGACGCAGGAGCTAATCGCGCAGGGCGTGTGCAACATGGGCAACTCCTTCATGCAGGCCTACCCCGGTGGCGGCTCGCTCGCGCGCTCCGTCGTCGCCAACGGCTCCGGCGTCAAGACCACGTTCGGCGGCTTCTACACCGGCGTCATGGTCATACTCGCACTGCAGTTTTTCACGCAGTACTTCGAGTACATCCCCAAGGCGGCGCTGGCGGGCGTCATCATCTCGGCCATCCTGTTCATGGTGGAGTACGACGTGGTGCGGCCCATGTGGCGCGCCAAGAAGCTGGACCTGGTGCCAGGCGTGGGCACGTTCGTGCTGTGCCTCACGCTGCCCATCGAGGTGGGCATCCTCATCGGCGTCGTGGTCAACATCGTGTTTATCCTGTACCACGCCGCGCGGCCCAAGTTCTCCGTGGAGCTGCTGCGCACGGACGCCGGCCGCGAGTACCTCATGATCACGCCTGACCGCTGCCTTATGTTCCCGAGCGTGGACTACGTGCGCAAGCTGGTGACCAAGTGCGCGGCCGGCGCCGACGTGCCCGTCGTGCTGGAGTGCACGCACATCTACAGCGCCGACTACACCGCCGCCAAGAGCATAGAGCAGCTCACCGCTGACTTCCACGCGCGCCGCCAGCCGCTCTACTTCTACAACGTGAAGCCGTCGGTGTGCTCCATCTTCGAGGCGGTGGCCAAGCCCGAGCACTTCACCGTGTTCTACGAGGACGAGGAGCTCGACCGGCTGCTGGCGGCGGACGAGCGCCTGCGGCCCAGcaagccgccgccgccgccgccccagGTGGCCTGA
- the LOC121732278 gene encoding sodium-independent sulfate anion transporter-like isoform X1, giving the protein MEETSKSITDSIVNIVFLTYLTMIPRRKHNASSGSLPGQDDKHASNDYILADGGRREGWRAAIRRRLRCNRKTLQKRLPIIAWMPFYDGPKAVGDLIAGVTVGLTVIPQSLAYANIAGVPAQYGLYGSFLGCFIYIVLGGCRAVPAGPTAIASLLTWQVAGGVVEKAILLNFLTGLIELLMGVLGLGFLINFVSGPVSSGFTSAVALMIATSQVKDLFAIPVAGSTFLQQWISVFRNIRDASLWDPVLGFSCIALLLSLRKVGMIQLGKTRVGGPSTHQKVITKCLWLLGTCRNAIVVVTTGVLGYWFVATRGSSPVRLMGHIPSGVPLPSLPPLSYVRPDNTTAGFVDMVAEMGSGLLVIPLIVLLEDIAICKAFSDGRTIDATQELIAQGVCNMGNSFMQAYPGGGSLARSVVANGSGVKTTFGGFYTGVMVILALQFFTQYFEYIPKAALAGVIISAILFMVEYDVVRPMWRAKKLDLVPGVGTFVLCLTLPIEVGILIGVVVNIVFILYHAARPKFSVELLRTDAGREYLMITPDRCLMFPSVDYVRKLVTKCAAGADVPVVLECTHIYSADYTAAKSIEQLTADFHARRQPLYFYNVKPSVCSIFEAVAKPEHFTVFYEDEELDRLLAADERLRPSKPPPPPPQVA; this is encoded by the exons ATGGAGGAGACGTCCAAAAGTATCACCGACAGTATAGTAAACATCGTATTCCTGACGTATCTGAC GATGATTCCCCGGCGCAAACACAACGCCAGCTCGGGCTCGCTGCCCGGACAGGACGACAAGCACGCCAGCAATGACTACATAC TGGCGGACGGCGGGAGGCGCGAGGGCTGGCGCGCCGCCATCCGCCGGCGCCTGCGCTGCAACCGCAAGACCCTGCAGAAGCGCCTGCCCATCATCGCCTGGATGCCCTT CTACGACGGGCCGAAGGCGGTGGGCGACCTGATCGCGGGCGTGACGGTGGGGCTGACGGTGATCCCGCAGTCGCTGGCGTACGCCAACATCGCGGGCGTGCCGGCGCAGTACGGGCTGTACGGCTCGTTCCTGGGCTGCTTCATCTACATCGTGCTGGGCGGCTGCCGCGCCGTGCCCGCCGGCCCCACGGCCATCGCATCGCTGCTCACGTGGCAGGTGGCCGGCGGCGTGGTGGAGAAGGCCATCCTGCTCAACTTCCTGACGGGGCTGATCGAGCTGCTGATGGGCGTGCTTGGGCTGGGCTTCCTCATCAACTTCGTGTCGGGGCCGGTGTCGTCGGGCTTCACGTCGGCCGTGGCGCTCATGATCGCCACGTCGCAGGTCAAGGACCTGTTCGCGATCCCGGTGGCCGGCAGCACCTTCCTGCAGCAGTGGATCTCCGTCTTCCGCAACATCCGCGACGCCTCGCTCTGGGACCCCGTGCTCGGCTTCTCCTGCATCGCGCTGCTCCTCTCGCTCCGG AAGGTGGGAATGATTCAGCTGGGCAAGACGCGCGTGGGCGGGCCGAGCACGCACCAGAAAGTGATCACGAAGTGCCTGTGGCTGCTGGGGACGTGCCGCAATGCCATCGTGGTGGTAACCACGGGCGTGCTGGGCTACTGGTTCGTGGCGACGCGCGGCTCCTCGCCCGTGCGGCTGATGGGCCACATCCCTTCGGGGGTGCCGCTGCCTTCGCTGCCGCCGCTGAGCTACGTGCGCCCCGACAACACCACCGCCGGCTTCGTGGACATGGTGGCGGAGATGGGCTCCGGCCTGCTGGTCATCCCGCTCATAGTCCTGCTCGAGGACATTGCCATCTGCAAGGCTTTCTCTGACGGCCGCACCATCGACGCGACGCAGGAGCTAATCGCGCAGGGCGTGTGCAACATGGGCAACTCCTTCATGCAGGCCTACCCCGGTGGCGGCTCGCTCGCGCGCTCCGTCGTCGCCAACGGCTCCGGCGTCAAGACCACGTTCGGCGGCTTCTACACCGGCGTCATGGTCATACTCGCACTGCAGTTTTTCACGCAGTACTTCGAGTACATCCCCAAGGCGGCGCTGGCGGGCGTCATCATCTCGGCCATCCTGTTCATGGTGGAGTACGACGTGGTGCGGCCCATGTGGCGCGCCAAGAAGCTGGACCTGGTGCCAGGCGTGGGCACGTTCGTGCTGTGCCTCACGCTGCCCATCGAGGTGGGCATCCTCATCGGCGTCGTGGTCAACATCGTGTTTATCCTGTACCACGCCGCGCGGCCCAAGTTCTCCGTGGAGCTGCTGCGCACGGACGCCGGCCGCGAGTACCTCATGATCACGCCTGACCGCTGCCTTATGTTCCCGAGCGTGGACTACGTGCGCAAGCTGGTGACCAAGTGCGCGGCCGGCGCCGACGTGCCCGTCGTGCTGGAGTGCACGCACATCTACAGCGCCGACTACACCGCCGCCAAGAGCATAGAGCAGCTCACCGCTGACTTCCACGCGCGCCGCCAGCCGCTCTACTTCTACAACGTGAAGCCGTCGGTGTGCTCCATCTTCGAGGCGGTGGCCAAGCCCGAGCACTTCACCGTGTTCTACGAGGACGAGGAGCTCGACCGGCTGCTGGCGGCGGACGAGCGCCTGCGGCCCAGcaagccgccgccgccgccgccccagGTGGCCTGA